A window of Armatimonadota bacterium contains these coding sequences:
- a CDS encoding MFS transporter — MSRRPPNVLAITMTVFLDILSFGLFIPDLQLRGEKLVNRLALPEGSMTIGLIIGLTLALFSIAQLLTSPILGRMSDRIGRRKILLVTTSMAVLAGLAYTQADSLWILAGARVLMGFAAGNISVAYAYISDVTKPEDRAAAMGKLGIAFGLGFILGPPVGGYLIGLGGESPVLLGLAAAAMALVNFAYVFRFLPESLKLPRDAPSADRIGMAESLRTALRLPGLGYLLILFFAVNFAMSNMESTYFRMAHDVFDLSEFHTALILTEVGVVMAIVQGGFIRPLVAKFGETALVRVGYFLMAPALALMPWAPPWTWALCVAGLLAVGSGLSSPSLSSLISRAAPAAIVGGVFGLTQALGALARIAGPLIGNSLYQRSPWIPYALAGALMLVPIVMALRVRQPVDRAREA; from the coding sequence ATGAGCCGCCGTCCGCCGAACGTACTGGCGATCACTATGACGGTGTTCCTCGACATCCTGTCGTTCGGCCTGTTCATCCCCGACCTGCAGCTGCGCGGCGAGAAGCTCGTCAACCGGCTTGCGCTGCCAGAAGGGTCGATGACGATCGGCCTGATCATCGGGCTCACGCTCGCTCTTTTTAGCATCGCCCAACTGCTCACCTCGCCGATTCTGGGCCGCATGAGCGATAGAATCGGCCGTCGCAAGATCCTGCTGGTCACGACCAGTATGGCGGTGCTTGCAGGGCTTGCGTATACGCAGGCCGACTCGCTCTGGATCCTCGCTGGCGCCCGTGTGCTGATGGGGTTCGCCGCAGGAAACATCAGCGTGGCGTACGCGTACATCTCCGACGTCACCAAGCCGGAAGATCGAGCGGCGGCGATGGGCAAGCTAGGGATCGCCTTCGGCCTCGGCTTCATCCTCGGGCCACCGGTGGGCGGCTACCTGATCGGGCTCGGTGGAGAGAGTCCGGTGCTGCTCGGCTTGGCGGCAGCGGCCATGGCGCTCGTCAACTTCGCCTACGTCTTTCGCTTCCTGCCGGAGAGTCTGAAGCTGCCGAGGGATGCGCCCTCCGCCGACCGCATCGGGATGGCCGAGAGCCTTCGGACCGCTTTGCGGCTGCCGGGGCTCGGCTACCTTTTGATCCTGTTCTTCGCCGTCAACTTTGCGATGTCGAACATGGAGAGCACGTACTTTCGCATGGCCCACGACGTGTTCGATCTGAGCGAGTTCCACACGGCGCTCATCCTCACTGAAGTCGGAGTCGTAATGGCGATCGTCCAGGGCGGATTCATCCGCCCGCTCGTCGCAAAGTTCGGTGAGACGGCGCTCGTCAGGGTCGGGTATTTCCTGATGGCGCCCGCGCTTGCTCTCATGCCGTGGGCACCGCCGTGGACTTGGGCTCTGTGCGTCGCCGGACTGCTCGCGGTCGGCTCCGGTCTGAGTTCGCCTTCGCTGTCGAGCCTGATCTCGCGCGCCGCGCCGGCTGCGATCGTCGGCGGCGTCTTCGGGCTCACGCAGGCTCTAGGCGCACTGGCGCGGATTGCCGGCCCCCTGATCGGCAACAGCCTGTACCAGCGCTCGCCCTGGATACCGTACGCGCTTGCCGGGGCGCTGATGCTCGTGCCGATCGTCATGGCCTTGAGGGTAAGGCAACCCGTTGACCGTGCGCGCGAGGCTTGA